One stretch of Arachis hypogaea cultivar Tifrunner chromosome 20, arahy.Tifrunner.gnm2.J5K5, whole genome shotgun sequence DNA includes these proteins:
- the LOC112782738 gene encoding nuclear pore complex protein NUP88 isoform X1, which yields MRITLDPSSDPSPQPKRSPLTLTPTDELEWVPLPKHPLFSTSCAAATSPTSSRNLLAWDGASRLYFWDYHANSLHRLSLRLGDPDPTSVLASSPSKVLQTDVELGFDVERISINRNGTAMLLFGSYRLSVMYLYGRASKKDVNLICRTIAVGPETYSSGSNDIRVLQAIWHPYSDTHLGILSSDSVFRLFNLAIDPLLPEQEYYLQPVEPGRSRNASSVCPVDFSFGGDHLWDRFSVFILFSDGAIFVLCPVVPFGSHFKCESLLEIYNDAHTFGLKSANSLAASNSKLAISWLEATVPELLNQETEGDNHSLLRANAYAIFDASLVLQGPLRRVGQGRNEDSFGRSIECEGRAVSFLYNLVSKDSILVTSWSGGQLQIDALADEVQPLWTVGSPPRLRVDSHDQILGLAMICEATAIDCLDRLDHNAWLGNPPPLLRLAIVDLALPRRAESGYSISLFSDTLMPERIYSLHDGGIDSIVLHFLPFTSQSNGKDDTMRTPSVHPVLNTCQSGCTSEPSLCGFLSLSDSFGYSWIVAVTLSQECVVLEMKTWNLLLPISIDAEKPSIQVEGESKERDKLTIISKELLGGPKEVLVPQAAPSLRSVAADSIEGRSTLHQYFKLFHETYVEYAHKVYLELKHHAPQLKKIINDQQSRLGDAQQKLIKVEEKESMLQKRIERVTQMHNSLEERLQRLRNLPCAHKKPLSRAERQFKSELDHFREVELDALHSSVDALNERLRRHMQASTNASRQQQRIAGKKVGAGEDQMSMLKSSLEKLTLVNTENSKKVKLVESTLKNKEKSSREPSLPLL from the exons ATGAGGATCACTCTCGATCCATCATCGGATCCAAGTCCTCAACCAAAACGTTCTCCTCTAACTCTTACTCCCACAGATGAACTCGAATGGGTCCCACTCCCCAAACACCCTCTCTTCTCCACCTCATGCGCTGCCGCAACATCCCCCACTTCCTCCAGGAACCTTCTCGCATGGGACGGAGCCTCCCGCCTCTATTTCTGGGACTACCACGCCAACTCTCTCCACCGCCTCTCTCTCCGCCTCGGCGACCCCGACCCTACCTCCGTTCTCGCCTCTTCCCCCTCGAAG GTATTGCAAACTGACGTGGAGCTCGGCTTTGATGTTGAGAGAATCTCTATCAACAGAAATGGAACTGCGATGCTACTTTTCGGTTCTTATAGACTCTCTGTTATGTATCTCTATGGACGTGCTTCCAAGAAAGATGTCAATTTGATATGCAG GACTATTGCAGTTGGTCCAGAAACTTATTCCAGCGGCAGCAACGATATTCGTGTATTACAAGCGATATGGCACCCTTACAGTGATACTCATTTGGGaatcctttcttctgattcagtTTTCCG GCTTTTCAATCTGGCTATAGATCCTTTGCTGCCAGAGCAAGAATATTATCTGCAACCTGTGGAGCCTGGTAGATCAAGGAATGCCTCATCAGTGTGCCCAGTAGATTTTTCTTTTGGGGGTGACCATTTATGGGACAGGTTCAGT gtttttattttattcagtGATGGAGCTATCTTTGTCCTTTGCCCTGTTGTTCCATTTGGAAG CCACTTCAAATGTGAGTCCTTATTAGAAATATACAATGATGCACATACATTTGGCCTGAAATCAGCCAACTCTTTAGCGGCTAGTAATTCAAAATTGGCAATCTCCTGGTTAGAAGCAACCGTTCCTGAATTGCTGAACCAAGAGACAGAAGGAGACAACCATTCTTTGCTGAGAGCTAATGCTTATGCTATATTTGATGCATCACTTGTCTTGCAG GGACCTCTGAGAAGAGTAGGTCAGGGTCGAAATGAAGATTCATTTGGTCGTAGTATTGAATGTGAAGGTCGTGCAGTTAGTTTTCTATACAATTTAGTCAGCAAAGACTCTATTTTAGTTACCTCCTGGAGTGGTGGACAATTACAGATAGATGCTCTAGCTGATGAGGTCCAACCTCTCTGGACTGTTGGTAGTCCACCTCGTCTCCGTGTCGATTCCCATGACCAAATTCTTGGCCTTGCTATGATTTGTGAAGCAACTGCCATTGACTGTCTTGATAGACTTGATCACAATGCCTGGTTGGGCAATCCACCCCCTTTGCTGAGGCTGGCTATTGTAGATTTGGCACTGCCACGTAGAGCAGAAAGTGGTTACAGTATTTCTTTGTTCAGTGATACTCTTATGCCAGAAAGAATATATTCCCTTCATGATGGAGGGATTGATTCAATAGTATTGCATTTTCTTCCATTCACGAGTCAATCAAATGGGAAGGATGATACAATGAGAACGCCTTCTGTGCATCCTGTTCTTAATACATGCCAGAGTGGTTGTACGTCAGAGCCTTCACTCTGTGGTTTCCTATCATTGTCCGATTCATTTGGATATTCGTGGATAGTGGCTGTCACTCTTTCTCAAGAATGTGTTGTCCTAGAGATGAAAACTTGGAACCTCTTGCTTCCAATAAGCATTGATGCAGAGAAGCCGTCAATTCAAGTGGAAGGAGAATCAAAAGAGAGAGACAAACTAACTATAATTAGCAAAGAACTACTTGGTGGGCCCAAGGAGGTACTTGTTCCTCAGGCAGCTCCATCTTTGCGTTCTGTTGCAGCTGATTCAATTGAAGGCAGATCTACATTACATCAGTATTTCAAGCTGTTTCATGAAACTTATGTGGAGTATGCACATAAG GTGTATCTGGAGCTCAAACATCATGCACCTCAGTTGAAGAAAATCATTAATGATCAACAGTCTCGTTTGGGTGATGCACAGCAGAAACTCATAAAAGTTGAGGAGAAAGAGTCTATGTTACAGAAAAGGATAGAACGTGTAACACAGATGCACAATTCCTTGGAAGAGCGTTTGCAGCGATTAAGGAACTTACCTTGTGCTCACAAAAAACCACTGTCTAGAGCGGAGCGACAATTTAAGTCTGAGCTTG ACCACTTCAGAGAAGTTGAGTTGGATGCCTTGCATTCTTCCGTTGATGCGCTAAATGAAAGGCTAAGAAGACACATGCAAGCATCCACTAATGCTAGTCGCCAACAACAAAGAATAGCAGGGAAGAAAGTTGGTGCTGGGGAGGACCAGATGTCTATGCTCAAATCATCCCTTGAAAAACTCACCCTCGTAAATACTGAAAATTCAAAGAAAGTTAAGCTTGTTGAGTCTACtctgaaaaacaaagaaaaaagcagCAGAGAACCAAGCCTGCCTTTGCTTTAA
- the LOC112782738 gene encoding nuclear pore complex protein NUP88 isoform X2, with amino-acid sequence MTIAVGPETYSSGSNDIRVLQAIWHPYSDTHLGILSSDSVFRLFNLAIDPLLPEQEYYLQPVEPGRSRNASSVCPVDFSFGGDHLWDRFSVFILFSDGAIFVLCPVVPFGSHFKCESLLEIYNDAHTFGLKSANSLAASNSKLAISWLEATVPELLNQETEGDNHSLLRANAYAIFDASLVLQGPLRRVGQGRNEDSFGRSIECEGRAVSFLYNLVSKDSILVTSWSGGQLQIDALADEVQPLWTVGSPPRLRVDSHDQILGLAMICEATAIDCLDRLDHNAWLGNPPPLLRLAIVDLALPRRAESGYSISLFSDTLMPERIYSLHDGGIDSIVLHFLPFTSQSNGKDDTMRTPSVHPVLNTCQSGCTSEPSLCGFLSLSDSFGYSWIVAVTLSQECVVLEMKTWNLLLPISIDAEKPSIQVEGESKERDKLTIISKELLGGPKEVLVPQAAPSLRSVAADSIEGRSTLHQYFKLFHETYVEYAHKVYLELKHHAPQLKKIINDQQSRLGDAQQKLIKVEEKESMLQKRIERVTQMHNSLEERLQRLRNLPCAHKKPLSRAERQFKSELDHFREVELDALHSSVDALNERLRRHMQASTNASRQQQRIAGKKVGAGEDQMSMLKSSLEKLTLVNTENSKKVKLVESTLKNKEKSSREPSLPLL; translated from the exons AT GACTATTGCAGTTGGTCCAGAAACTTATTCCAGCGGCAGCAACGATATTCGTGTATTACAAGCGATATGGCACCCTTACAGTGATACTCATTTGGGaatcctttcttctgattcagtTTTCCG GCTTTTCAATCTGGCTATAGATCCTTTGCTGCCAGAGCAAGAATATTATCTGCAACCTGTGGAGCCTGGTAGATCAAGGAATGCCTCATCAGTGTGCCCAGTAGATTTTTCTTTTGGGGGTGACCATTTATGGGACAGGTTCAGT gtttttattttattcagtGATGGAGCTATCTTTGTCCTTTGCCCTGTTGTTCCATTTGGAAG CCACTTCAAATGTGAGTCCTTATTAGAAATATACAATGATGCACATACATTTGGCCTGAAATCAGCCAACTCTTTAGCGGCTAGTAATTCAAAATTGGCAATCTCCTGGTTAGAAGCAACCGTTCCTGAATTGCTGAACCAAGAGACAGAAGGAGACAACCATTCTTTGCTGAGAGCTAATGCTTATGCTATATTTGATGCATCACTTGTCTTGCAG GGACCTCTGAGAAGAGTAGGTCAGGGTCGAAATGAAGATTCATTTGGTCGTAGTATTGAATGTGAAGGTCGTGCAGTTAGTTTTCTATACAATTTAGTCAGCAAAGACTCTATTTTAGTTACCTCCTGGAGTGGTGGACAATTACAGATAGATGCTCTAGCTGATGAGGTCCAACCTCTCTGGACTGTTGGTAGTCCACCTCGTCTCCGTGTCGATTCCCATGACCAAATTCTTGGCCTTGCTATGATTTGTGAAGCAACTGCCATTGACTGTCTTGATAGACTTGATCACAATGCCTGGTTGGGCAATCCACCCCCTTTGCTGAGGCTGGCTATTGTAGATTTGGCACTGCCACGTAGAGCAGAAAGTGGTTACAGTATTTCTTTGTTCAGTGATACTCTTATGCCAGAAAGAATATATTCCCTTCATGATGGAGGGATTGATTCAATAGTATTGCATTTTCTTCCATTCACGAGTCAATCAAATGGGAAGGATGATACAATGAGAACGCCTTCTGTGCATCCTGTTCTTAATACATGCCAGAGTGGTTGTACGTCAGAGCCTTCACTCTGTGGTTTCCTATCATTGTCCGATTCATTTGGATATTCGTGGATAGTGGCTGTCACTCTTTCTCAAGAATGTGTTGTCCTAGAGATGAAAACTTGGAACCTCTTGCTTCCAATAAGCATTGATGCAGAGAAGCCGTCAATTCAAGTGGAAGGAGAATCAAAAGAGAGAGACAAACTAACTATAATTAGCAAAGAACTACTTGGTGGGCCCAAGGAGGTACTTGTTCCTCAGGCAGCTCCATCTTTGCGTTCTGTTGCAGCTGATTCAATTGAAGGCAGATCTACATTACATCAGTATTTCAAGCTGTTTCATGAAACTTATGTGGAGTATGCACATAAG GTGTATCTGGAGCTCAAACATCATGCACCTCAGTTGAAGAAAATCATTAATGATCAACAGTCTCGTTTGGGTGATGCACAGCAGAAACTCATAAAAGTTGAGGAGAAAGAGTCTATGTTACAGAAAAGGATAGAACGTGTAACACAGATGCACAATTCCTTGGAAGAGCGTTTGCAGCGATTAAGGAACTTACCTTGTGCTCACAAAAAACCACTGTCTAGAGCGGAGCGACAATTTAAGTCTGAGCTTG ACCACTTCAGAGAAGTTGAGTTGGATGCCTTGCATTCTTCCGTTGATGCGCTAAATGAAAGGCTAAGAAGACACATGCAAGCATCCACTAATGCTAGTCGCCAACAACAAAGAATAGCAGGGAAGAAAGTTGGTGCTGGGGAGGACCAGATGTCTATGCTCAAATCATCCCTTGAAAAACTCACCCTCGTAAATACTGAAAATTCAAAGAAAGTTAAGCTTGTTGAGTCTACtctgaaaaacaaagaaaaaagcagCAGAGAACCAAGCCTGCCTTTGCTTTAA